A window of Pyxidicoccus xibeiensis contains these coding sequences:
- a CDS encoding deoxyribonuclease IV has product MLIGAHESIAGGVSQAFARAEEHGARALQIFTKNARGWSAPPLTEDERLAFRAEAKRSGLPVIAHGSYLVNLATEEPAHRERSIDCVTEELTRCERLGIPYLVMHPGTHPDAERGLTLIAQGLDEVHARCPRFRARVCLEGTAGQGASLGWRFEHLAEILSRVGREERLGVCLDTCHLFAAGYDVSTPRGYEAVMAECDKVVGLARVRCFHLNDCKKPLGCRVDRHEEPGKGAIGLTAFRCLVKDARFVDTIGVLETPFPERYGENIRLLESLGRRK; this is encoded by the coding sequence GTGCTCATCGGAGCTCACGAATCCATCGCCGGAGGCGTGAGCCAGGCCTTCGCCAGGGCGGAGGAGCACGGCGCCCGGGCGCTGCAGATCTTCACCAAGAACGCGCGGGGCTGGAGCGCGCCCCCGCTGACGGAGGACGAGCGGCTCGCCTTCCGCGCGGAGGCGAAGCGCTCCGGCCTCCCCGTCATCGCCCACGGCAGCTACCTGGTGAACCTCGCCACCGAGGAGCCCGCCCACCGCGAGCGCTCCATCGACTGCGTCACCGAGGAGCTCACCCGCTGCGAGCGCCTGGGGATTCCCTACCTCGTCATGCACCCCGGCACCCACCCGGACGCGGAGCGCGGCCTGACGCTCATCGCCCAGGGCCTGGACGAGGTCCACGCGCGCTGCCCCCGCTTCCGCGCCCGGGTGTGCCTGGAGGGCACCGCGGGCCAGGGGGCCTCGCTGGGGTGGCGCTTCGAGCACCTGGCGGAGATCCTCTCCCGGGTGGGCCGGGAAGAGCGGCTGGGGGTGTGCCTGGACACCTGCCACCTCTTCGCGGCCGGCTACGACGTGTCCACCCCACGGGGGTACGAGGCTGTCATGGCCGAGTGCGACAAGGTGGTCGGCCTGGCCAGGGTGCGCTGCTTCCACCTCAACGACTGCAAAAAACCCCTGGGATGTCGCGTGGATCGGCACGAGGAGCCCGGCAAGGGGGCGATCGGGCTCACGGCTTTTCGCTGCCTCGTGAAGGATGCGAGGTTCGTCGACACCATTGGTGTGCTGGAGACACCGTTCCCCGAACGTTATGGGGAGAACATCCGGCTTCTCGAATCCCTCGGCCGGAGGAAGTAA
- a CDS encoding Fic family protein, giving the protein MKERYQDIDEKNEALREYLDIYKEKQPAREFLDRLEMSWIYHDAALEGVVYTHQELMAALFPGRTSAEASMIPVVLEIRNHKGVCDYIREEAAGAKKQAQITLTTIKRMHDLFLGNTPEAQTERARMERRERTEKELAKERDRSGFRKDMPLHRTYFHDISQPAKIQGELEKLVDYTASAEFREFHPIKQAATVQHRFLQIFPFTEHSGKVGRMCSNLILVRNGYMPAIIHSIDRQRYYESFRGPVAQFRTVLMDAMENSLDNGVKYFKDLARKYKAINN; this is encoded by the coding sequence GTGAAGGAACGCTACCAGGACATCGACGAGAAGAACGAGGCGCTGCGCGAGTACCTCGACATCTACAAGGAAAAGCAGCCGGCGCGCGAGTTCCTCGACAGGCTCGAGATGTCGTGGATCTACCACGACGCCGCTCTGGAGGGAGTCGTCTACACCCACCAGGAGCTGATGGCGGCGCTGTTCCCCGGACGCACCAGCGCGGAAGCCTCCATGATTCCCGTGGTCCTGGAGATACGGAACCACAAGGGCGTCTGCGACTACATCCGCGAAGAGGCGGCGGGCGCCAAGAAGCAGGCGCAAATCACCCTCACCACCATCAAGCGGATGCACGACCTGTTCCTGGGCAACACGCCCGAGGCACAAACGGAGCGGGCCCGGATGGAGCGGCGCGAGCGCACGGAGAAGGAGCTCGCCAAGGAGCGTGACAGGTCCGGCTTCCGCAAGGACATGCCGCTGCACCGCACCTACTTCCACGACATCTCCCAGCCCGCCAAGATTCAGGGCGAGTTGGAGAAGCTGGTGGACTACACGGCCAGCGCCGAGTTCCGCGAGTTCCACCCCATCAAGCAGGCGGCGACGGTGCAGCACCGCTTCCTGCAGATCTTCCCCTTCACCGAGCACAGCGGGAAGGTGGGGCGCATGTGCAGCAACCTCATCCTGGTGCGCAACGGCTACATGCCGGCCATCATCCACTCCATCGACCGGCAGCGGTACTACGAGTCCTTCCGCGGCCCCGTCGCGCAGTTCCGCACGGTGCTGATGGATGCCATGGAGAACTCGCTCGACAACGGCGTGAAGTACTTCAAGGACCTCGCCCGGAAGTACAAGGCCATCAACAACTAG
- a CDS encoding patatin-like phospholipase family protein, whose product MLLKERFQINRPLEELELSLVRAAMANPALLDSREEAILRTALSLARLYKVQHGGLDVGVGALLTPFREEVERRLAPVLRGPRPPTRDQLVPHVRDLREHAAQARDGVARRLRERVPLEALDREIRKKELVLVAGGGGGTAFVYLGVMSLLDEHGLEPRLVAGASMGAILAIMRARMARFDPTEMINIVRGLSFRKLFRFISTESRYGLPAALRLFLRSGLGRFFGAGPEGSGLRLRDLPVPTLIAVGGIRRGMLPRPLEYYERLLGTSPLGLLNPAGVARRIQAAMGAMAELFTRPEITVRLHLGADDATSEFDALDAAGFSSALPGVIHYDVLREDPRMHGLLDGLMAQHGVARLIDGGLVDNLPAKAAWKAVARGRIGTRNAFILGLDGFAPRLATPFWLPLQRLAAMTVAPNLPYAHHIKRFSRTLSPLEVVPNVELASKALQLGRKALAEDMPFLRRMLTPLPPVL is encoded by the coding sequence GTGCTGCTGAAGGAACGCTTCCAGATAAACCGGCCGCTGGAGGAGCTGGAGCTCTCCCTGGTGCGCGCGGCCATGGCGAACCCGGCCCTCCTCGACTCGCGCGAGGAGGCCATCCTCCGCACCGCGCTGTCCCTCGCGCGCCTCTATAAAGTCCAACACGGAGGGCTCGACGTCGGCGTGGGCGCCCTGCTGACGCCCTTCCGTGAAGAGGTGGAACGGCGCCTCGCCCCCGTCCTCCGGGGCCCGCGCCCGCCCACCCGGGATCAGCTGGTGCCGCACGTGAGGGACTTGCGCGAGCACGCCGCCCAGGCCCGCGACGGGGTGGCGCGGCGGCTGCGCGAGCGCGTGCCGCTGGAGGCGCTGGACCGCGAAATCCGAAAGAAGGAGCTGGTGCTGGTGGCCGGCGGCGGCGGGGGCACCGCGTTCGTCTACCTGGGGGTGATGAGCCTGCTGGACGAGCACGGCCTGGAGCCGAGGCTGGTGGCGGGGGCGTCCATGGGCGCCATCCTCGCCATCATGCGCGCGCGGATGGCGCGCTTCGACCCCACGGAGATGATCAACATCGTCCGGGGGCTGTCCTTCCGGAAGCTCTTCCGCTTCATCTCCACGGAGAGCCGCTACGGCCTGCCCGCGGCGCTGCGGCTGTTCCTGCGCTCGGGGCTGGGGCGCTTCTTCGGCGCGGGGCCGGAGGGCAGCGGCCTGCGGCTGCGAGACCTGCCCGTGCCCACGCTCATCGCCGTGGGCGGCATCCGCCGCGGCATGCTTCCCCGGCCGCTGGAGTATTACGAGCGCCTGCTGGGCACCAGCCCGCTGGGCCTGCTCAACCCCGCCGGCGTGGCGCGGCGCATCCAGGCCGCCATGGGCGCCATGGCGGAGCTGTTCACCCGCCCGGAAATCACCGTCCGCCTCCACCTGGGCGCGGACGACGCCACCAGCGAGTTCGACGCGCTGGACGCCGCGGGCTTCTCCTCCGCGCTGCCCGGCGTCATCCACTATGACGTGCTGCGTGAGGACCCGCGCATGCACGGCCTGCTGGACGGGCTGATGGCGCAGCACGGCGTGGCGCGCCTCATCGACGGTGGGCTGGTGGACAACCTGCCGGCGAAGGCGGCCTGGAAGGCGGTGGCCCGGGGACGCATCGGCACGCGCAACGCGTTCATCCTCGGGCTGGACGGCTTCGCGCCCCGACTGGCCACGCCCTTCTGGCTGCCCCTGCAGCGACTGGCCGCGATGACGGTGGCGCCCAACCTCCCCTACGCGCACCACATCAAGCGCTTCTCCCGGACGCTGTCCCCCCTGGAAGTGGTGCCCAACGTGGAGCTGGCATCGAAGGCCCTCCAGCTGGGCCGCAAGGCCCTCGCCGAGGACATGCCCTTCCTCCGCCGCATGCTCACGCCCCTGCCCCCGGTGTTGTGA
- a CDS encoding response regulator: MERRVLIVESQNEFALSMATVLKSAGYQTAMAATASDAQRELEKRRPDLVVLRAELPDQSGFVLCGQIKKGKWGQNLKVLLLSSDTGVDGLTQHRQTPGAADGYLVIPFEMGELASMSYGIVPPGTDESDASLDAALNGNGPREAPPPMPPPIRTAAGGPPKLPKRERRSAMTDEDRAFLDRAFQSIADRKAELLAESRQLKRPPPRRELMGTPEGKIQILRDELKTREAQLARLSEIWGVRERELLSGEDRLHEKDVELQGLKMQVDDLLRRFNEAQQAMLQKEREHGAAVDDLLLQKFSQEKDLIEVVASKEKDINVLRKEVSNRKDELERRASELDNLRGQYDELEKHLGVVTLEFEVKEQKLQDALRAHEAEVARLGKRGDEFEAELGRTVSERDQRYAELSGEIQALQDRLQETEQERDTTVRALEARATAAEEHGAQADAEITRLNAERDALEARLSQQVADLESDLARTLSERDQLKLDKDAQEEDLTRRVEDRDAKIGTLERELSETIAHNEQTEADLNANIQQQLERIGELEGEVESVKTHLADREAELSAELQALNEAKDALETDLTDRLQALNQARDALEADLSGQLEQLRSLKAELEADLTGQIQALTSQLDESTRTGEQLTARVASLEDTVAQREATIEGLQGDVVARDQRISELTGDLEATSQTLAQTQETLARTEQQLSDTQGTLARTEETLSETRGELEATSQTLADTQARLSQTEEALSGTRGELEATSQTLAQTQDTLARTEATLTDTQARLSQTEGALAETRGELEATSQTLAQTQDALEETRGQLTDTTGQRDTLQAELEETRAALQETNNILGRTTDERDQRIAELKALGEAKDALEDQLTGQIGQLRGELSETQGNYEAERAAHEKLAAETSAQIDALTGERDGLRSELEATSQTLEQTQGHLAATRDALGREQQAHTASKQAAASTQAALEAQLTEARNLGEDLGEQLTLTKHELGAAVAEVTRLSAQLAQVEDARGNLEERLHALTEESQRREELLQNDLAGKGKELSDTLRKLTQVTQEKMRQAEVLNREVATRTDQLKALETKLQTQAADAKRHADELGQQMAGLNNQLELGKKALAEREEKLRAAGAAQQKLTAERNELAGQLQQSEAKLQQQAQHAAQERAEAKRASDELAAKLAKAEQRVAQLTQEAQARATEAEAKAKDLQGQLATRAKKIQDLELAVENAQGAKARVEKDLNARVAAAEGKANEAAARLATAQKERKDLETRQLKELEDLASKQKAELERREAIKAQEVARLQQSVQEKSKALKVAELELARFKSKAPAAAGAKAPAAKAAPAEEDDLAVRTQLNQVIPPAAQPAAAAAKPAAKAAAKPAAKKAAPAPVPPLGGDEDPSDRTMVVQLPTTVAKEDDDWTALVDELDK, encoded by the coding sequence ATGGAGCGTCGGGTCCTCATCGTCGAAAGCCAGAACGAATTCGCCCTCAGCATGGCCACCGTGCTCAAAAGCGCGGGGTATCAGACGGCCATGGCGGCGACTGCGTCTGACGCGCAGCGTGAGCTGGAAAAGCGTCGGCCGGATCTGGTCGTGCTGCGCGCCGAGCTGCCGGATCAGTCCGGGTTCGTCCTCTGCGGGCAGATCAAGAAGGGCAAGTGGGGCCAGAATCTCAAGGTCCTGCTGCTCTCCTCCGACACCGGGGTGGACGGCCTGACGCAGCACCGTCAGACGCCGGGCGCCGCGGACGGTTACCTCGTCATTCCCTTCGAAATGGGAGAGCTCGCTTCCATGAGTTACGGCATCGTCCCGCCCGGGACCGATGAGTCGGACGCGTCCCTGGACGCGGCCCTCAACGGCAACGGGCCGCGTGAGGCGCCGCCGCCCATGCCTCCTCCCATCCGCACCGCCGCCGGCGGCCCGCCCAAGCTGCCCAAGCGCGAGCGCCGCAGCGCGATGACGGACGAGGACCGCGCGTTCCTCGACCGCGCCTTCCAGTCCATTGCCGACCGCAAGGCGGAGCTTTTGGCCGAGTCCCGCCAGCTCAAGCGCCCGCCCCCGCGCCGCGAGCTGATGGGCACGCCGGAGGGAAAGATTCAAATCCTCCGCGACGAGCTGAAGACGCGCGAGGCCCAGCTGGCCCGCCTCTCCGAAATCTGGGGCGTGCGCGAGCGCGAGCTGCTGTCCGGCGAGGACCGCCTCCACGAGAAGGACGTGGAGCTGCAGGGCCTGAAGATGCAGGTGGATGACCTGCTGCGCCGCTTCAACGAGGCCCAGCAGGCCATGCTCCAGAAGGAGCGCGAGCACGGCGCCGCCGTGGACGACCTGCTCCTCCAGAAGTTCTCCCAGGAGAAGGACCTCATCGAGGTCGTCGCCTCCAAGGAGAAGGACATCAACGTCCTGCGCAAGGAGGTCAGCAACCGCAAGGACGAGCTGGAGCGCCGCGCCTCGGAGCTGGACAACCTCCGCGGCCAGTACGACGAGCTGGAGAAGCACCTCGGCGTCGTCACGCTGGAGTTCGAGGTCAAGGAGCAGAAGCTCCAGGACGCCCTCCGCGCCCACGAGGCGGAAGTCGCCCGGCTGGGCAAGCGCGGGGACGAGTTCGAGGCGGAGCTGGGCCGCACCGTCAGCGAGCGCGACCAGCGCTACGCCGAGCTGAGCGGCGAAATCCAGGCGCTGCAGGACCGGCTCCAGGAGACGGAGCAGGAGCGCGACACCACCGTCCGCGCCCTGGAGGCGCGCGCCACCGCCGCCGAGGAGCACGGCGCCCAGGCGGACGCCGAAATCACGCGGCTCAACGCCGAGCGCGACGCCCTGGAGGCCCGGCTGTCGCAGCAGGTGGCGGACCTCGAGTCCGACCTCGCGCGCACCCTCAGCGAGCGCGACCAGCTCAAGCTGGACAAGGACGCCCAGGAGGAGGACCTCACCCGCCGCGTCGAGGACCGCGACGCGAAGATCGGCACGCTCGAGCGCGAGCTGTCGGAGACCATCGCCCACAACGAGCAGACCGAGGCGGACCTCAACGCCAACATCCAGCAGCAGCTGGAGCGCATCGGCGAGCTGGAGGGCGAGGTCGAGTCCGTCAAGACGCACCTGGCGGACCGAGAGGCGGAGCTGAGCGCGGAGCTGCAGGCGCTCAACGAGGCCAAGGACGCGCTGGAGACCGACCTCACCGACAGGCTCCAGGCCCTCAACCAGGCCAGGGACGCCCTCGAAGCGGACCTCTCCGGCCAGCTCGAGCAGCTGCGCTCGCTCAAGGCGGAGCTGGAGGCGGACCTCACCGGCCAGATTCAAGCGCTCACCTCGCAGCTGGACGAGTCCACGCGCACGGGCGAGCAGCTCACCGCGCGCGTGGCGTCGCTGGAGGACACCGTCGCCCAGCGCGAGGCCACCATCGAGGGCCTGCAGGGCGACGTCGTCGCCCGCGACCAGCGCATCTCCGAGCTGACCGGCGACCTGGAGGCCACCTCCCAGACGCTGGCGCAGACGCAGGAGACGCTGGCCCGCACCGAGCAGCAGCTCTCCGACACGCAGGGCACCCTCGCCCGCACCGAGGAGACGCTCTCCGAGACGCGCGGCGAGCTGGAGGCCACCTCCCAGACGCTCGCGGACACGCAGGCGCGGCTGTCCCAGACGGAAGAGGCGCTGTCGGGCACCCGCGGCGAGCTGGAGGCCACCAGCCAGACGCTGGCGCAGACGCAGGACACGCTGGCCCGCACGGAAGCCACGCTGACGGACACCCAGGCGCGGCTGTCCCAGACGGAAGGCGCCCTGGCGGAGACGCGCGGCGAGCTGGAGGCCACCAGCCAGACGCTGGCGCAGACGCAGGACGCGCTGGAGGAGACGCGCGGCCAGCTGACCGACACCACGGGGCAGCGCGACACGCTCCAGGCCGAGCTGGAGGAGACGCGCGCCGCGCTCCAGGAGACGAACAACATCCTGGGCCGCACCACCGACGAGCGCGACCAGCGCATCGCGGAGCTGAAGGCCCTCGGCGAGGCGAAGGACGCGCTGGAGGACCAGCTCACCGGCCAGATTGGCCAGCTCCGCGGCGAGCTGTCCGAGACGCAAGGCAACTACGAGGCCGAGCGGGCCGCGCACGAGAAGCTGGCCGCCGAGACGAGCGCGCAGATTGACGCGCTCACCGGCGAGCGCGACGGGCTGCGCTCCGAGCTGGAGGCCACCAGCCAGACGCTGGAGCAGACGCAGGGCCACCTCGCCGCCACCCGGGACGCCCTGGGCCGCGAGCAGCAGGCCCACACCGCCTCGAAGCAGGCGGCGGCCAGCACCCAGGCCGCACTGGAGGCGCAGCTCACCGAGGCGCGCAACCTGGGCGAGGACCTGGGCGAGCAGCTCACCCTCACCAAGCACGAGCTGGGCGCCGCCGTCGCCGAGGTGACGCGGCTGTCCGCGCAGCTCGCACAGGTGGAGGACGCGCGGGGCAACCTGGAGGAGCGGCTGCACGCGCTCACCGAGGAGTCCCAGCGCCGCGAGGAACTGCTCCAGAACGACCTGGCCGGCAAGGGCAAGGAGCTGTCGGACACGCTCCGCAAGCTCACGCAGGTGACGCAGGAGAAGATGCGTCAGGCCGAGGTGCTCAACCGCGAGGTGGCCACCCGGACGGACCAGCTCAAGGCGCTGGAGACGAAGCTCCAGACGCAGGCCGCCGACGCCAAGCGTCACGCGGACGAGCTCGGCCAGCAGATGGCCGGCCTCAACAACCAGCTCGAGCTGGGCAAGAAGGCCCTCGCCGAGCGCGAGGAGAAGCTGCGCGCCGCCGGTGCCGCGCAGCAGAAGCTCACCGCCGAGCGCAACGAGCTGGCCGGTCAGCTCCAGCAGTCCGAGGCGAAGCTCCAGCAGCAGGCGCAGCACGCCGCCCAGGAGCGTGCCGAGGCGAAGCGTGCCTCGGACGAGCTCGCCGCGAAGCTGGCCAAGGCCGAGCAGCGCGTCGCCCAGCTCACGCAGGAGGCCCAGGCCCGCGCCACCGAGGCGGAGGCCAAGGCCAAGGACCTGCAGGGCCAGCTCGCCACGCGGGCCAAGAAGATCCAGGACCTGGAGCTGGCGGTGGAGAACGCGCAGGGCGCCAAGGCCCGCGTGGAGAAGGACCTCAACGCCCGGGTGGCCGCCGCCGAGGGCAAGGCCAACGAGGCCGCGGCCCGGCTCGCCACCGCGCAGAAGGAGCGCAAGGACCTGGAGACGCGCCAGCTCAAGGAGCTGGAGGACCTCGCCTCGAAGCAGAAGGCGGAGCTGGAGCGCCGCGAGGCCATCAAGGCCCAGGAAGTGGCGCGCCTGCAGCAGTCCGTCCAGGAGAAGAGCAAGGCGCTCAAGGTCGCCGAGCTGGAGCTGGCCCGCTTCAAGAGCAAGGCCCCCGCCGCCGCTGGCGCCAAGGCCCCCGCCGCCAAGGCCGCCCCCGCCGAGGAAGACGACCTGGCCGTGAGGACGCAGCTCAACCAGGTCATCCCCCCCGCCGCCCAGCCGGCTGCCGCCGCCGCGAAGCCCGCGGCCAAGGCCGCCGCGAAGCCCGCCGCCAAGAAGGCCGCCCCGGCCCCCGTCCCCCCGCTGGGTGGCGACGAGGACCCCAGCGACCGGACGATGGTCGTCCAATTGCCCACGACGGTCGCCAAGGAAGACGACGACTGGACGGCCCTGGTGGACGAGCTGGACAAGTAG
- a CDS encoding ATP-binding protein, whose amino-acid sequence MMPPAGYAYDDNPFKLENPSILDIAPAEPKSVEETGLKMGLLADMGLKYLYYAGMGTGMGIADEMRLPWSGVVEHVVDFLTTEKLVDLRGGKGFGRASVEFVLTEKGREYARDALTRNTYVGPAPVPIEQYNALITSQTEETPVVSQEDLVMALSHLTVPAELMDKLGPAVNSGRSLFLYGAPGNGKTSLAEAVSHMFGGEVYVPHCLEIGNQIIQVYDRLIHTPVPLELGRDSSGRRQTFEMDNRWMLCRRPSVVVGGELTLQTLDLIYSESTRFYEAPFQVKANGGMLLIDDFGRQKVHPTDLLNRWIVPLEKRVDFLTLHTGKKFEIPFDQLLVFSTNLDPKELVDEAFLRRIKYKIEVGNPDEESYREIFRRVCEAAGIPYVDQAVTYLIEHYYKPRSMELRSCHPRDLVSLIRDAARYRQIPPALSKDLLDQACEVFLVSI is encoded by the coding sequence CTGATGCCTCCCGCCGGGTACGCGTACGACGACAATCCGTTCAAGCTCGAGAACCCATCCATCCTCGACATCGCTCCCGCCGAGCCGAAGTCGGTGGAGGAGACGGGGCTGAAGATGGGCCTGCTCGCGGACATGGGCCTGAAGTACCTGTACTACGCGGGCATGGGCACGGGCATGGGCATCGCGGACGAGATGCGCCTGCCCTGGTCCGGCGTCGTCGAGCACGTGGTGGACTTCCTCACCACGGAGAAGCTGGTGGACCTGCGCGGCGGCAAGGGCTTCGGCCGCGCCTCCGTGGAGTTCGTCCTCACGGAGAAGGGCCGCGAGTACGCGCGCGACGCGCTCACCCGCAACACCTACGTCGGCCCGGCGCCGGTGCCGATTGAGCAGTACAACGCCCTCATCACCAGCCAGACGGAGGAGACGCCCGTCGTCAGCCAGGAAGATTTGGTGATGGCGCTCAGCCACCTCACCGTCCCCGCCGAGCTGATGGACAAGCTGGGCCCCGCCGTCAACTCCGGCCGCTCGCTGTTCCTCTACGGCGCGCCCGGCAACGGCAAGACGAGCCTCGCCGAGGCCGTCTCGCACATGTTCGGCGGCGAGGTGTACGTCCCGCACTGCCTCGAAATCGGCAATCAGATCATCCAGGTCTACGACCGGCTCATCCACACGCCGGTGCCCCTGGAGCTGGGCCGCGACTCGTCCGGCCGCCGGCAGACCTTCGAGATGGACAACCGGTGGATGCTCTGCCGCCGGCCCTCCGTCGTCGTGGGCGGCGAGCTGACGCTGCAGACGCTGGACCTCATCTACTCGGAGAGCACCCGCTTCTACGAGGCCCCGTTCCAGGTGAAGGCCAACGGCGGCATGCTCCTCATCGACGACTTCGGCCGCCAGAAGGTCCACCCCACCGACCTGCTCAACCGGTGGATCGTCCCCCTGGAGAAGCGGGTGGACTTCCTCACCCTGCACACGGGCAAGAAGTTCGAGATTCCCTTCGACCAGCTGCTCGTCTTCTCCACCAACCTGGACCCCAAGGAGCTGGTGGACGAGGCCTTCCTGCGCCGCATCAAGTACAAGATTGAGGTCGGCAACCCCGACGAGGAGTCCTACCGGGAGATCTTCCGCCGCGTCTGCGAGGCGGCGGGCATCCCCTACGTGGACCAGGCCGTCACCTACCTCATCGAGCACTACTACAAGCCGCGGAGCATGGAGCTGCGCTCCTGCCACCCCAGGGACCTGGTCTCCCTCATCCGGGACGCCGCCCGCTACCGGCAGATTCCCCCGGCGCTCTCCAAGGACCTGCTCGACCAGGCGTGCGAGGTCTTCCTCGTCAGTATTTAA
- a CDS encoding AAA family ATPase, with protein MSTPSTVETRCFTSVEDAEQRLEQVGYLSSPEIATTAFLADRMDKPILVEGPAGVGKTELAKALAQALGREFIRLQCYEGLDEAKALYEWEYAKQLLYTQLLKDKIGDMVQGTRTLTEAADRLASSDAVFFSERFLLPRPILRALLSERPALLLVDEIDKADPEFEAFLLEVLSDNAVTIPELGTFRAKHIPRVVLTSNAARELSDALKRRCLHLHIDFPDRERELRIVKSRLPHVPRVLAEQVVEAVAAIRELDLKKAPSISETLDWAQSLALLNAEQLTSDMVAATLNLVLKYEGDIEKAKANLPQIAQA; from the coding sequence GTGAGCACCCCTTCGACGGTTGAGACCCGCTGCTTCACCAGCGTGGAGGACGCGGAGCAGCGCCTGGAACAGGTGGGCTACCTGTCCTCCCCCGAAATCGCCACGACGGCCTTCCTGGCGGACCGGATGGACAAGCCCATCCTGGTGGAGGGCCCGGCCGGCGTGGGCAAGACGGAGCTGGCCAAGGCGCTGGCCCAGGCGCTGGGCCGCGAGTTCATCCGGCTCCAGTGCTACGAGGGCCTGGACGAGGCCAAGGCCCTCTACGAGTGGGAGTACGCCAAGCAGCTGCTCTACACCCAGCTGCTCAAGGACAAGATTGGCGACATGGTGCAGGGCACCCGCACGCTGACGGAGGCGGCGGACCGGCTGGCCTCCAGCGACGCGGTGTTCTTCTCCGAGCGCTTCCTCTTGCCCCGCCCGATTCTGCGCGCCCTGCTCTCCGAGCGCCCCGCCCTGCTGCTGGTGGACGAAATCGACAAGGCGGACCCGGAGTTCGAGGCCTTCCTCCTGGAGGTGCTGTCGGACAACGCCGTCACCATCCCCGAGCTGGGCACCTTCCGCGCGAAGCACATCCCCCGCGTGGTGCTGACGTCCAACGCCGCGCGCGAGCTGTCGGACGCGCTCAAGCGCCGCTGCCTCCACCTGCACATCGACTTCCCGGACCGCGAGCGCGAGCTGCGCATCGTCAAGTCGCGGCTGCCTCACGTGCCCCGCGTGCTGGCCGAGCAGGTGGTGGAGGCCGTGGCCGCCATCCGCGAGCTCGACTTGAAGAAGGCCCCCTCCATCAGCGAGACGCTCGACTGGGCGCAGAGCCTGGCGCTGCTCAACGCCGAGCAGCTCACCTCCGACATGGTGGCCGCCACGCTCAACCTCGTCCTCAAGTACGAGGGCGACATCGAGAAGGCGAAGGCGAACCTCCCTCAAATCGCGCAGGCCTGA
- a CDS encoding branched-chain amino acid transaminase: MSSTSSSTLRADQIWLDGKMVKWDEGQVHVMTHALHYGLGVFEGIRAYKTHDGRLAVFRLREHIRRLLDSAHIIQLKMPYSEDELVEACLELLRRQKTLFANGAYLRPVAFMGDGAMGLGAVNPTRVAVTAWDWGAYLGDKGLKEGIRAKVSSFTRMHVNVNMVRGKITGQYVNSILAKREVVNAGYDEAILLDISGFVAEASGENIFMVNKKGIIKTPPLSSPILDGITRDTVLHLLRDSGRQVEEVTFTRDALYICNEIFFTGTAAEITPVREVDNRTVGTGKPGPIGQFVQETYFRTVRGQEPRYAEWLTYV; the protein is encoded by the coding sequence ATGAGCTCGACCTCGAGTAGCACGTTGCGCGCGGACCAGATCTGGCTCGATGGGAAGATGGTGAAGTGGGACGAGGGCCAGGTGCACGTGATGACGCACGCGCTCCACTACGGGCTCGGCGTCTTCGAGGGCATCCGGGCGTACAAGACGCACGACGGCCGGCTCGCCGTCTTCCGGCTGCGCGAGCACATCCGCCGCCTGCTGGACTCGGCGCACATCATCCAGCTGAAGATGCCCTACTCCGAGGACGAGCTCGTCGAGGCGTGCCTGGAGCTGCTGCGCCGCCAGAAGACCCTCTTCGCCAACGGCGCCTACCTGCGCCCGGTGGCCTTCATGGGCGACGGCGCCATGGGCCTGGGCGCGGTGAACCCCACGCGCGTGGCCGTCACCGCCTGGGACTGGGGCGCGTACCTGGGTGACAAGGGCCTCAAGGAGGGCATCCGCGCCAAGGTCAGCTCCTTCACGCGCATGCACGTCAACGTCAACATGGTGCGCGGCAAGATCACCGGCCAGTACGTCAACTCCATCCTCGCCAAGCGCGAGGTGGTGAACGCGGGCTACGACGAGGCCATCCTCCTGGACATCAGCGGCTTCGTGGCCGAGGCGTCCGGCGAGAACATCTTCATGGTGAACAAGAAGGGCATCATCAAGACGCCCCCCCTGTCCTCGCCCATCCTGGACGGCATCACCCGCGACACGGTGCTCCACCTGCTGCGCGACAGCGGCCGCCAGGTGGAGGAGGTCACCTTCACCCGTGACGCCCTCTACATCTGCAACGAGATCTTCTTCACCGGCACCGCCGCGGAAATCACCCCCGTGCGCGAGGTGGACAACCGCACCGTGGGCACCGGCAAGCCCGGCCCCATCGGCCAGTTCGTGCAGGAGACGTACTTCCGCACCGTGCGCGGCCAGGAGCCCCGCTACGCGGAGTGGCTCACCTACGTCTGA